The DNA window TCCACGGTGAACAGATCGCCGGGCGGCACCACGATAATTTGTGGCAATGTTCCCCCGGCCAGCTGCTTGACGATCGCATTGACCGACGCTGCCGGGATTTGCTCACCAGCGACCGCCACCGTCACCCGCATGAAGTATCCCTCACGGATGCGCTGTAGTGCTACAGCCTCCGCGTCCACGCCCGTCACAATCACCGCGGAGGGCGCGATCCCGGCCTGCTCAAGCGCGGCGATCGCCCCGTACGCTCCAGCATCGTTGATGCTGAGAATCACATCAATGGCAACACCATCAGCCAGCAGATGGCTCACCGACTGCCGGGCCAGTGCGATTGTACCACCCCTGTAACGACCGATGATATGCGCTTCCGGCGCAATTGCCAGCAAGCCATCTTCCAGGCCGTCAGCCCGGCGGACAATGCTGGGCAAGTCAGGAAAGTCCAAGATGACCACCTCAGCATGCCCACCCCGTTCCCTCTGGACTAGCTGACCTGCGTAATGGCCCGGTATCTGCCCTAACGCGTAGTCATCGTGCGTGATCAGCACCGCCGGATAAGGCGGCGGCTCATCCATGTTATGAAGCACCAGGGCCAGGCCGTCTTCGGCGGCTGACCGCAATGTGCGGCTGACCGCTTCCGCATCGACCACGCAGACAATCAACGCCCTGGCGCCATCCGTGCGCGCCCGCTCGACCTGGATGATCTCCTCATTGGCATCGGTCTGGGCATCGTAGACCCGGAATGCCAGCCCATACGCCGCGCTGGCATCCGATAGCCGGCGCGCCATGGTGGCAAAAAACTCACTGGTCTGGTTACAAGCCACGTAACCGATGAAGCCAGAACTACCCAGAACCTGCCGCGCCAGCGCAACTTCAGCCTCACTCGCCAGCACATCCTTCGGCGTACCAACCTGCCCGTCCAGTAGCGTTGCCTTCAGGCCCGGTGCAGCGCCTGTAGGGCCAGAAAGGATGTACCACAGGCCCAGCGCCAGCGCTATCACCGCAACCACAAGGACAGGCCACTGTCTGAGCAGAAACCCTCCGTGCCAGGGCAGGAGCCTCCCGCCCTCATGAATGCCCATCTGTTGTGCCGCCCCCCTGCGCTCCGTCAGACCGGAGCCAGGAGCCAGCGTGACACCAGCGCCAGGAAGCAGAACCCGCTCCGGCAGCACAGGAGCAGCAACCGGCAGGCGCTCCAGACCGGGCATCAGCGCCTCACGCAGCGCCTGAGCCATCTGCTCAGCGGTGTCGAAGCGATTCGCCGGAACCTTCTGCAATGCCTGGAGGAGCACATGTTCGACTTCAGGCAGCAACTCGGGGTTGAACTCGCGGGGCGGCGGCGGAGCCTTCTCAATATGCTGGTAGATCAGCGAGAACGCCGTCGGACCTTCAAATGGCAGGCGTCCCACCAGCATGTGATAGAGTATTACACCCAGGCTGTAAATGTCCGCGCGATGATCGACCGGATCTCCCCGCAACTGCTCCGGAGCCATGTAGGCGGGCGTCCCGACGATCGCTCCTGTGAGGGTGAGTTGAGATACATCACTCAGCATCTTGGCCAGCCCAAAATCGGCCAGGTAGGCATTCTTCTCATCGTCCAGCAGGATGTTGCTTGGCTTCAGGTCGCGGTGAATGACCGCACGCCGATGAGCGTATCCCAGCGCCTGGGCGATCTGGCCAAACAACCTGACAGCCAGCTCCTCTCCCATTGGCTGCTGTTCCAGCAGATCGCGTAACGTCCCGCCACGCACGTAACGCATTGCAATATACAGCACCTGATCGGAGATTCCGTAGTCAATCACGGGCAGAATATGCGGGTGTTCCAGGGCGGCAACAACTTCCGCTTCTTGCTTGAAGCGTTCCTGAAGTGCGGTCTGCCCGGTGGTGGATTCAAGAGGGATGATCTTCAGTGCAACTTCACGCCTGACTGAAGGCTGGTAAGCGCGATAGACTTCGGCCATCCCCCCCTGCCCGATTCGCTCGCGGACAAGGTAGGGGCCGATCTGTTCGCCACTGCGATTCACAGAGAGCACAAAAACAATCTCCATAAGAACAAGTTGACAATTGTCAATTGTACCCTGATCTACGCCTATCACAATGAATGCCACAGGCGGCAAGGGGCATCCTGCAGGCCAGGGTCCTGCCCCGGCGTGTTGCCCGCGTTATACTCCTGCAGTGTACATAGCAGGCAAGGAAGGGTAGCGATGGGAGCACGCGATCAGGGCGCGGATGCAATAACAGGGCGCTGGCTAACGATTCCGCGCACATTGTCCTTTGTCACACATGGTGAAGATGTCTTGCTGCTCAAACGCGGGCCACACCGGCGCGTCTTCCCCAACAAGTACAACGGTGTGGGCGGCCATATCGAGCGCACGGAAGATCCACTCAGCAGCGCAATCCGCGAAATTCGGGAAGAGACCGGCTTAGAAGTGCAGCGCCCGCTATTCTGTGGCGTCTCCCACATTGACGCCGGGCAGGACACTGGCATTCTACTGCTGATCTTCCGGGCGGAAGCGCTCTCCCGGAATTTCCTCAATTCCAGCGAAGGTACGCTGGAATGGGTGCCCCAGGCGGATATCTTGCGCTACGATCTGGTGGAGGACCTGCCCATAGTGCTGCCGCGTGTTCTGGCACAGCGGCCCGGCGATCCGCCATTTTTCATCCATCTCAGCTACAACGAGGCGGATGAAGTGCAGATTCATTTTGCTTCGGATTCCCCAGGAGAGGACTGATCATGCCGGAAGATAAGCGTCTCATTGTTGCGGAAGACCTTTACCGGATGGTTGGCGTGCAGGATCCACAGGTCAGCCCGGATGGCTGCCAGATTGCCTTTGTACGGCTGATCCGCGACCGCCACCAGAACAAAGCGCGTCAGTCGATCTGGCTGGCGGCAACCGATGGGGGCCGGCTGCGCCAGTTCACCAACGGGGAAGCTGCTGACACCGTGCCGCGGTGGAGTCCTGACGGCACTTCGCTGGTGTTTGTCTCCACCCGAACCGGCAAACCGCAGCTCTATCTCATCCCGGCGGATGGCGGCGAGGCCATACAACTCACTTATATGCCCAACGGCGCAACAGCGCCGGCCTGGTCGCCCGACGGAAGGCAGATCGCTTTCTTGTCATCTGTGCGCCCGGAAGAGTGGCAGGCTGAGACCGACAAAGAAGACCTGCCGCCCGCTGGATTAGACGAACAGGACAGAGCCAAGCCGGACGAAGAAGCTGAGAAGAAACGCATCGATCCGCGCGTGGTAGAGCGCCTGCCCTACCGTAGCGGCACAACCTACTGGGACGGGCGCTATGCGCAGGCCTATGTCCTGCCGGTGACGCCTGACCCAGACGGCAGGCGACGCCCCCGCCGGCTGACCGGCGAGCCGCGGGACTATGGTACACCCTACTGGTCTCCGGATGGCCTGGCGTTGTACTGTATTGCCAGCCGCAAACCGGAACACGACGCCCCCTGGATGTTTAACGCCGTTATCCGCATTGACGTCGCGAGCAGCGTGCAGACTCAGCTTACCGGCGATGGGTGGACGTGCCACGAGATCAGGCCCTCATCGGACGGCCGGTGGCTGGCCTGCCTGGCCCACCCGGACCGACTGCCAACGAACCAGTTTTCCCGTCTGGCGCTCCTGCCAGCGGCTGGCGGCGAACTCCAGCTACTGGGAGGAATGCCCGATCGCAACATTATCGCTGTCGAATGGGCGGCGGATAGCCAGTCTCTGCTCTTTGCAGCGCAGGATGAGGGCAGCGAACTGCTCTACCGGATCGACATGAGCGGCGGACAGGCCAGGCGGATCATGCAGCTGGGTGCAACGGTAACCGGCTTCCACACCGGGCCGGATGATGTGGTGGCCGCGACGATCTTCACCGCTGACGGTTACCATGAGCTGTACGCCAGCACCGCCGGTAGCGAGTTCCGGCGTCTCACGGACTTTAACCGGGCGTTTCTGGAGTCAGTCAGCGTGGCCTCTGCGGAAAAGCTACACTACACCAGCCCGGACGGCACACCGGTGGACGGCTGGGTGATCCGCCCTCCGGATTACGAAGCAGGGAAGCGCTACCCCCTGGCAGTGAATATCCACGGCGGCCCGCAGGGGATGTGGGGCGCCAGCACGCCGACTATGTGGCTGGAATGGCAGCACCATGCCGCCAGCGGCTACGTAGTGTTCTTCTGCAATCCTCGCGGTTCAACCGGATATGATGAACCGTTCATGCTGGCCAACCTGGGCGACTGGGGGGACGGCCCCATGCGGGACGTACTAGCGGGTGTTGACCTGCTTGTCGAACAAGGGCTGGCCGATCCTGAGCGGCTGGCTATTACCGGCGGCTCGTATGGCGGTTACCTGACTACCTGGATCATCGGCCACGATCAGCGCTTCAAAGCCGCGGTAACCCAGCGCGGCGTCTACCATCTGCTGGCCTTTCACGGCACAACTGATATCCCGCTGTTTATGGCTTCCAATGTCGGCGCGGAACCGTGGGAGGATCCGCAGGCGTTCTGGCGGCTTTCACCGCTAGCTTACGCTGAACAGATCACTACCCCGCTGCTGATCCTGCACAGCGAGAATGACTTCCGGGTACCCATCTCGGAGGCGGAGCAGTTGTTTGCGACGCTTAAGCGACTGGGGCGGACTGTCCAGATGGTTCGCTATCCGCGCGAAGGGCATGAACTGTCGCGCTCCGGCGAGCCAGCACATATCATCGACCGTCTCCAGCGGATTGTCAGCTGGTGGGATCACTACTGTAAGTCGCCACAGGCGGAAGCGCCAGCCTAGCAGTTGTGCGCTAACCTGCCCGGCGCTACACTGACGGTATGAACGTATCGCATGCATGGCTCAGTAGCCTCCTGGCTGCCCTGATTATGCTGGGGGGTATGGTGATGCTTGGCACGGAGACAAGGCCCCTGGCCGCTCAGGAGCCTTCCCCGCTGCCTCCCGGGATGGTCACCCCTGTCCCGACCAGTGGTTCTGCGCCTGTCCGCGTTTACGATCGTCTCGAATGGGTTGTCAATATCTCGTTTACGCCTGACAACCCATACGATCCCGTTGAAGCCGATGTCTTTGGCGTGTTCACCGCACCGGATGGACGCGAGCTGGTGATGCCTGGCTTCTGGATGCAGCCAATGGCCCAGACCTGCGAGGAGGATTGCGCCATCGAGGTACTGGAACCCGCAGGCGAACCGGGCTGGCGGATCCGCTTTGCGCCGGATGCAGCGGGCCAATGGGCGTACCGCTTTCAGGTGCGGCGGCAAGGCGGGCCAGCGACAACGGTTGATTCCGGCGTCTTTGAGGTGCAAGCCGGGCCAGGGCGCGGTTTTGTCCGGGTCGCCGAGAACAGCCGTTACTTCCGCTTCGATGATCAGAGCGCCTACTTTCCCATCGGCCACAACTTGGCGTGGTCATGGGATGGAGCAGGCGGCGTCTTCGCCTACGACCGGTGGCTGCGCAACCTGGCGGCCAATGGCGGCAATTATGCCCGGCTGTACGTTGACACACCCTGGTTTATTGGCTTCGAATGGCAGCCACCGGTAGGAGACTACACCGCCGCGCAGGATGATTTCTGGCGGCTGGATTTCATCCTGCAGCGGGCGGAAGAACTGGGCATCTACCTGGATGTGGTGGTGTTGTGGCATCAGGCACTGACGAACTATGGCGGCACACCGGTTCTCCCACCAGCCCAGCCGCGACGCGCGGATACCAGCGCCGATTGGCGGCGCAACCCTTACAATGCAATCAACGGCGGCCCGCTGGCCAGCACCACCGGGTTCTTCACCGAAGCGCGGGCGCGGGAGCTGTTCCGGCAGCGACTACACTACTTGGTGGCGCGGTGGGGCTACAGTACCCACATCTTCGCCTGGGATTTACTCAGCGACGCTGACCGCGTCCTGGGCTACAGCCCAGAAATTGTGCTGCCGTGGCTGGAGGAGATGTCGGCCTACCTGCGGGCAACAGACCCTTACGATCACCTGATCACAATCGGCTCGGCGGAAGCGCCGCTGGAGTTACTGGATGCGCCAGGGATTGACTTTGGACAGGTGCGCTTTTATCAGCGTCGCCCCCTGGTCGATCCGGTTGATCAGGTGTTGAGCATCAGCCGCCTGATCAGCGATGCACGCCTGCGCACCGCCCGGCCAGTGATGCTCACCGAGTTCTCTCTCAGCCCCTGGTATGAACCAGCCGATGAAGACCCAACCGGCGCGCATATCCGGGATACCGTGTGGGCCAGCGTGATGGCCGGGGCAGCCGGGTCGGGCGCGTCCTGGTGGTGGGATACCTATCTGGAGCCGCTGGAACTCACGGAGATTTACCGGCCTCTGGCTCAGTTTGCGGCAGGCATCCCCTGGCCTGCGCTACGCCTGGAACCGGTCCAAACTCAGCTGCTCTCCGACAGACCTGCTGACTATCTTCCATTGCGGGTGGATGGCTATGACCGGCGCTTCCTGGCTCCCGATCTGCCGGAGCTTGGGCCGCATACGCTGACGGCTGATGGCCCTTCTCCGGGAGTAGGACTGCTCTCCGGCTTCCTGTACGGGCAGACGTACAACAACCAGCAGCGAATATCGCATCACTACATCCTCAACGCACCGGTTGACACGGTGTTGACTGTCGGCGCGGGCAATGTATCGCGCCAAGCCAAGGCTCGCCTGGTCGTGGCGCTTGATGGACGCACCGCAGTCGAGGTGGAACTGGCGGCGGGGACAACGGGGGCAGCGGTGAGCATCCCCCTGCCAGCAGGCAGGCATGAGCTGGAACTGCGTAACGACGGAGACGACTGGCTTCAGATCGAGCACATGACCATTGCCCATTACGTGCCACCGCTGCGAGCGCTGGCGCTCGTGGACAGCAACGCGGGTCTGTTGCTGGCCTGGTTTCAGAACCGGGCTTACACCTGGCAGACCGTTGACAGTGCGCCACCGGTGGGACAGGTATTCCGCGCTGTAGTGGATGGCATGCCCGCAGGCGAGTACCGTCTCGAGTACTGGGACCCCTTCAGCGGGCAGGTCATTGGCGAAGAACGGACGCGAGTCAGACCAGAGGACGGCGGGCAACTGGCTTTTGACCTGCTGCCGATTGCACAAACGCTGGCCGTCCGGGCAATGCCGGTCACTGGTGTAGCGCCTGTCCCATCTCCTACTGCATCTGTCACGGCGACCGCAACCGTAACGCCAACACTGACGGCGACCCCCACCTCTACATTGACGGCTACGGCAACGCCGACAGCAATACCAACAAGAGCATCGACCGCGACGCCCACGCCATCCCTGACCGCAACACGAACGGCATCCCCGACCACCACACCAACAGCGACCCGCACGCCGTCAGCGACTGCAACATCAACAGCCACGCCGTTAACACCAACGACGACGCCAACAGCGTCGCTTACCAGGACGCGTACGCCAACGATGACGCCCACACCATCGGTAACGCCCACGGTGCAGCCAACGCGCACGCCAGTCCCGACCAACACCCCTGCCCCGACCGCGACGCTGACTGCAACGGCGCTCCGCACGCCCCCGGTAGCGGTTTCCGCCGTGTCCGAATGACAGTGCACCGGCGATAACCTGCAATAATGAAATCAGCCCATCCAATGAATGAGGATGGGCTGATTTATGCCGACGGTCGGCAAGCCTGTTGTTACTTGCTGATTCCCCTGACCGCCGCGTATGCCGGGCGCGGGCCAGATGGGCCGATCAACGACCACAGACACTGTTCGGAGTTCGCCCCGGCAGCCTCGCAGAAGTTGAGATTCCACAGGAACATCGGACCGACATAGTTCAGGTTACGGGCAATGTCGAAGGCGGCAACGATGTACTGAGCCTGCTCATTCAGATCAGTGTAGGCAACGAACTCGTAACCGGCAGGCGGCGCGCCGCCAATGTCCGCGTTGGTGCCCCAGCCGAACTCGGTCGCCCAGATGAAGGTCTGCGAATCGCCGTTGGCGACCATGATGTTGCGGTAGTCACGCAGCGTTTGCAGGAAGAAGAAGCTGGGATGGTCATCATGGGTGGGCACGCCGGGCGTATTGTTGCAGCAGACAGACGCAGGCGGGTTGGCCCAGCCATTGGGATGCGCCCCCAGCGCATCCGAGTAATTG is part of the Anaerolineae bacterium genome and encodes:
- a CDS encoding protein kinase, whose product is MLSVNRSGEQIGPYLVRERIGQGGMAEVYRAYQPSVRREVALKIIPLESTTGQTALQERFKQEAEVVAALEHPHILPVIDYGISDQVLYIAMRYVRGGTLRDLLEQQPMGEELAVRLFGQIAQALGYAHRRAVIHRDLKPSNILLDDEKNAYLADFGLAKMLSDVSQLTLTGAIVGTPAYMAPEQLRGDPVDHRADIYSLGVILYHMLVGRLPFEGPTAFSLIYQHIEKAPPPPREFNPELLPEVEHVLLQALQKVPANRFDTAEQMAQALREALMPGLERLPVAAPVLPERVLLPGAGVTLAPGSGLTERRGAAQQMGIHEGGRLLPWHGGFLLRQWPVLVVAVIALALGLWYILSGPTGAAPGLKATLLDGQVGTPKDVLASEAEVALARQVLGSSGFIGYVACNQTSEFFATMARRLSDASAAYGLAFRVYDAQTDANEEIIQVERARTDGARALIVCVVDAEAVSRTLRSAAEDGLALVLHNMDEPPPYPAVLITHDDYALGQIPGHYAGQLVQRERGGHAEVVILDFPDLPSIVRRADGLEDGLLAIAPEAHIIGRYRGGTIALARQSVSHLLADGVAIDVILSINDAGAYGAIAALEQAGIAPSAVIVTGVDAEAVALQRIREGYFMRVTVAVAGEQIPAASVNAIVKQLAGGTLPQIIVVPPGDLFTVETVDD
- a CDS encoding NUDIX domain-containing protein, which gives rise to MGARDQGADAITGRWLTIPRTLSFVTHGEDVLLLKRGPHRRVFPNKYNGVGGHIERTEDPLSSAIREIREETGLEVQRPLFCGVSHIDAGQDTGILLLIFRAEALSRNFLNSSEGTLEWVPQADILRYDLVEDLPIVLPRVLAQRPGDPPFFIHLSYNEADEVQIHFASDSPGED
- a CDS encoding S9 family peptidase produces the protein MPEDKRLIVAEDLYRMVGVQDPQVSPDGCQIAFVRLIRDRHQNKARQSIWLAATDGGRLRQFTNGEAADTVPRWSPDGTSLVFVSTRTGKPQLYLIPADGGEAIQLTYMPNGATAPAWSPDGRQIAFLSSVRPEEWQAETDKEDLPPAGLDEQDRAKPDEEAEKKRIDPRVVERLPYRSGTTYWDGRYAQAYVLPVTPDPDGRRRPRRLTGEPRDYGTPYWSPDGLALYCIASRKPEHDAPWMFNAVIRIDVASSVQTQLTGDGWTCHEIRPSSDGRWLACLAHPDRLPTNQFSRLALLPAAGGELQLLGGMPDRNIIAVEWAADSQSLLFAAQDEGSELLYRIDMSGGQARRIMQLGATVTGFHTGPDDVVAATIFTADGYHELYASTAGSEFRRLTDFNRAFLESVSVASAEKLHYTSPDGTPVDGWVIRPPDYEAGKRYPLAVNIHGGPQGMWGASTPTMWLEWQHHAASGYVVFFCNPRGSTGYDEPFMLANLGDWGDGPMRDVLAGVDLLVEQGLADPERLAITGGSYGGYLTTWIIGHDQRFKAAVTQRGVYHLLAFHGTTDIPLFMASNVGAEPWEDPQAFWRLSPLAYAEQITTPLLILHSENDFRVPISEAEQLFATLKRLGRTVQMVRYPREGHELSRSGEPAHIIDRLQRIVSWWDHYCKSPQAEAPA
- a CDS encoding DUF5060 domain-containing protein — protein: MNVSHAWLSSLLAALIMLGGMVMLGTETRPLAAQEPSPLPPGMVTPVPTSGSAPVRVYDRLEWVVNISFTPDNPYDPVEADVFGVFTAPDGRELVMPGFWMQPMAQTCEEDCAIEVLEPAGEPGWRIRFAPDAAGQWAYRFQVRRQGGPATTVDSGVFEVQAGPGRGFVRVAENSRYFRFDDQSAYFPIGHNLAWSWDGAGGVFAYDRWLRNLAANGGNYARLYVDTPWFIGFEWQPPVGDYTAAQDDFWRLDFILQRAEELGIYLDVVVLWHQALTNYGGTPVLPPAQPRRADTSADWRRNPYNAINGGPLASTTGFFTEARARELFRQRLHYLVARWGYSTHIFAWDLLSDADRVLGYSPEIVLPWLEEMSAYLRATDPYDHLITIGSAEAPLELLDAPGIDFGQVRFYQRRPLVDPVDQVLSISRLISDARLRTARPVMLTEFSLSPWYEPADEDPTGAHIRDTVWASVMAGAAGSGASWWWDTYLEPLELTEIYRPLAQFAAGIPWPALRLEPVQTQLLSDRPADYLPLRVDGYDRRFLAPDLPELGPHTLTADGPSPGVGLLSGFLYGQTYNNQQRISHHYILNAPVDTVLTVGAGNVSRQAKARLVVALDGRTAVEVELAAGTTGAAVSIPLPAGRHELELRNDGDDWLQIEHMTIAHYVPPLRALALVDSNAGLLLAWFQNRAYTWQTVDSAPPVGQVFRAVVDGMPAGEYRLEYWDPFSGQVIGEERTRVRPEDGGQLAFDLLPIAQTLAVRAMPVTGVAPVPSPTASVTATATVTPTLTATPTSTLTATATPTAIPTRASTATPTPSLTATRTASPTTTPTATRTPSATATSTATPLTPTTTPTASLTRTRTPTMTPTPSVTPTVQPTRTPVPTNTPAPTATLTATALRTPPVAVSAVSE